In a single window of the Bactrocera dorsalis isolate Fly_Bdor chromosome 2, ASM2337382v1, whole genome shotgun sequence genome:
- the LOC115066671 gene encoding uncharacterized protein LOC115066671 isoform X2: protein MMESNDIFNVTPPSTSTPKGLKRKKVQLSHNFYASSSSQVLTPHSQHMFCSEETATASEGLDANKDIMAKLDLILEKQLNLESRLDKLEENLINKTDVMAHHKIVRETKVLVKKVQQTVCRISGESCEDFHTELAVLMPMQTLDAVFDLEEKILKKNYEDAVITYLFTLKGTSGDIGEVVKGVFGDEVLSLFNWDGRCGKKSLQN, encoded by the exons ATGATGGAGTCGaatgatatttttaatgtgACGCCACCATCAACTTCCACTCCTAAGggcttaaaaaggaaaaaagtgcAACTATCGCATAATTTTTACGCTAGCTCTTCAAGTCAAG TACTCACTCCGCACAGCCAACACATGTTTTGCTCTGAAGAAACTGCAACTGCTTCCGAGGGCTTAGATGCAAACAAAG ATATAATGGCCAAGTTAgatttaattttggaaaagcAATTGAACTTGGAAAGTCGCCTGGACAAATTGGAAGAAAAC cTAATTAATAAAACTGATGTCATGGCCCACCACAAAATCGTGCGAGAGACGAAAGTCCTAGTAAAAAAGGTGCAGCAGACAGTGTGCCGCATCTCGGGAGAAAGTTGCGAAGACTTTCACACCGAACTGGCAGTTCTTATGCCAATGCAGACCTTGGATGCGGTCTTTGATTTGGAGgagaagatattaaaaaaaaattatgaagatgCAGTT ATAACATATCTTTTCACTTTAAAGGGCACTTCTGGGGATATTGGCGAGGTTGTGAAGGGAGTTTTTGGCGACGAAGTCCTCAGTTTGTTCAATTGGGATGGGAGGTGCGGGAAGAAATCGCTTCAGAATTAA
- the LOC115066671 gene encoding uncharacterized protein LOC115066671 isoform X1, with the protein MHRWSNMMESNDIFNVTPPSTSTPKGLKRKKVQLSHNFYASSSSQVLTPHSQHMFCSEETATASEGLDANKDIMAKLDLILEKQLNLESRLDKLEENLINKTDVMAHHKIVRETKVLVKKVQQTVCRISGESCEDFHTELAVLMPMQTLDAVFDLEEKILKKNYEDAVITYLFTLKGTSGDIGEVVKGVFGDEVLSLFNWDGRCGKKSLQN; encoded by the exons atgcaTCGTTGGAGCAATATGATGGAGTCGaatgatatttttaatgtgACGCCACCATCAACTTCCACTCCTAAGggcttaaaaaggaaaaaagtgcAACTATCGCATAATTTTTACGCTAGCTCTTCAAGTCAAG TACTCACTCCGCACAGCCAACACATGTTTTGCTCTGAAGAAACTGCAACTGCTTCCGAGGGCTTAGATGCAAACAAAG ATATAATGGCCAAGTTAgatttaattttggaaaagcAATTGAACTTGGAAAGTCGCCTGGACAAATTGGAAGAAAAC cTAATTAATAAAACTGATGTCATGGCCCACCACAAAATCGTGCGAGAGACGAAAGTCCTAGTAAAAAAGGTGCAGCAGACAGTGTGCCGCATCTCGGGAGAAAGTTGCGAAGACTTTCACACCGAACTGGCAGTTCTTATGCCAATGCAGACCTTGGATGCGGTCTTTGATTTGGAGgagaagatattaaaaaaaaattatgaagatgCAGTT ATAACATATCTTTTCACTTTAAAGGGCACTTCTGGGGATATTGGCGAGGTTGTGAAGGGAGTTTTTGGCGACGAAGTCCTCAGTTTGTTCAATTGGGATGGGAGGTGCGGGAAGAAATCGCTTCAGAATTAA